One region of Candidatus Saccharibacteria bacterium genomic DNA includes:
- a CDS encoding F0F1 ATP synthase subunit alpha produces MADIAVTEVSKGLRDAIARLESGENMESTGVVTRVGDGVAWVHGLRDAGYAEVLEIQTKNGVVEAFALNLMEDEIGAVLLGSDKNVVAGSAVKLKGTVLEVPVGPELLGRVVNPLGQPMDGGPAIKAKETGRVERAAIGVMGRKGVHEPLMTGVMSIDAMFPIGRGQRELIIGDRQTGKTAITLDTMINQGKQKTGVVNIYVAVGQKLSKVARLVERLKQEGVMDQTIVVATSPSDPASLLYLAPYAGAAMGEWFRDNAKHALIIYDDLTKHAVAYRQMSLLLRRPPGREAFPGDVFYLHSRLLERAAKLNDDLGAGSLTALPIIETQAGDISAYIPTNVISITDGQIFMETDLFYQGIRPAISAGLSVSRVGGAAQTKAVKSVAGGLKLGLSQFRELAAFAQFGSDLDDATKKQIERGQRLTELLKQPQYSPLGIWEQVASIFAVNEGHFDRVPREKIKDAQAALLAKLAKEHGKEMDALNTGAEKVESSGPTGKLLAKVADAAAKGFEG; encoded by the coding sequence GTGGCAGACATAGCAGTGACAGAAGTATCAAAAGGTCTCCGAGACGCCATTGCGCGTTTGGAGAGTGGTGAAAATATGGAATCGACCGGCGTGGTGACTCGCGTGGGTGACGGTGTGGCGTGGGTGCATGGCTTGCGCGACGCTGGGTACGCCGAAGTGCTGGAAATTCAGACCAAAAACGGTGTTGTTGAGGCTTTTGCGCTCAACCTTATGGAAGATGAAATTGGCGCAGTTTTGCTTGGTAGCGACAAAAATGTTGTCGCAGGCAGTGCGGTGAAATTGAAAGGCACAGTGCTGGAGGTTCCAGTTGGGCCAGAGCTGCTTGGCCGCGTGGTGAATCCGCTTGGTCAGCCAATGGACGGTGGACCGGCCATAAAGGCTAAAGAAACTGGTCGCGTCGAGCGCGCGGCTATTGGAGTAATGGGCCGCAAAGGTGTCCACGAGCCACTGATGACGGGAGTTATGTCTATAGATGCTATGTTCCCGATTGGTCGCGGACAGCGCGAGCTTATCATTGGTGACCGTCAAACTGGTAAAACGGCTATTACACTTGACACCATGATTAACCAAGGAAAGCAGAAGACTGGTGTGGTCAACATTTACGTTGCTGTTGGCCAAAAACTTTCCAAAGTTGCTCGGCTTGTGGAGCGGCTGAAGCAAGAAGGCGTTATGGATCAAACCATTGTGGTGGCAACAAGTCCAAGTGACCCTGCCTCTCTGCTGTATCTTGCCCCGTACGCTGGCGCCGCCATGGGCGAATGGTTCCGTGATAACGCCAAGCACGCCCTCATCATTTACGATGACCTTACAAAACACGCCGTTGCTTACCGCCAGATGTCCTTGCTCCTGCGCCGCCCACCGGGTCGCGAAGCCTTTCCTGGGGATGTGTTTTACTTGCATTCACGCCTACTCGAACGTGCGGCTAAGCTCAATGATGATTTGGGCGCCGGTTCGCTAACAGCCTTGCCTATTATTGAAACGCAAGCCGGTGATATTTCTGCGTATATTCCAACTAATGTTATTTCCATCACTGACGGTCAGATTTTCATGGAAACGGATCTCTTCTATCAGGGTATACGGCCGGCAATATCGGCAGGACTTTCAGTGTCACGCGTTGGTGGTGCAGCCCAGACAAAAGCGGTTAAATCGGTTGCGGGTGGTCTAAAACTTGGCCTCAGCCAGTTCCGCGAGCTTGCAGCTTTTGCCCAGTTTGGTTCAGACCTCGACGATGCCACGAAAAAACAGATTGAACGCGGCCAACGCCTGACAGAGTTGCTCAAGCAGCCACAGTACAGCCCACTTGGCATATGGGAACAAGTTGCCTCCATTTTTGCTGTCAACGAAGGTCATTTTGACCGCGTGCCCCGCGAGAAAATCAAAGATGCCCAAGCTGCTTTGCTAGCCAAGCTCGCTAAAGAACATGGCAAAGAAATGGACGCCTTAAACACAGGGGCTGAAAAAGTTGAGTCTAGTGGCCCAACCGGAAAGCTTTTGGCGAAAGTTGCCGATGCAGCCGCGAAAGGGTTTGAGGGCTAG
- the atpG gene encoding ATP synthase F1 subunit gamma, protein MASTRQLKGRIRSVKSTKQITKAMQMVAASKMRRAQDATKASTPYSRVANEILTHLANQGATKDHPLFTERQVRNRLYIVVTSDKGLAGAYNANVLKAYLSELRRDEAQNHNSHTIAVGRKASQFVARLKGASLLGSYDNLSDQPSGSEISAIITQAYDAFVSGRVDAIDLIYTEFVSSMTQTPRMHRILPAGWTPTEVRQSLQDAVYEPSSEVVLESVVRRLVEAQLYQALLDARASEHSMRMLAMKNATDNASELVDDLTLEMNKARQAAITQELAEISGGAEAMKG, encoded by the coding sequence ATGGCTAGTACACGGCAGCTTAAAGGGCGGATTCGCTCTGTCAAGAGTACCAAGCAGATTACTAAAGCCATGCAGATGGTGGCGGCGAGTAAAATGCGCCGAGCGCAAGATGCCACAAAGGCTTCGACACCATACTCTCGAGTTGCCAATGAAATTTTGACACACCTTGCCAATCAAGGTGCGACCAAAGACCATCCGCTGTTTACTGAACGCCAAGTTAGAAACCGTTTGTATATTGTGGTCACGAGCGACAAAGGGCTGGCTGGAGCGTATAACGCAAATGTGCTGAAAGCCTATTTGTCAGAACTGCGCCGAGATGAAGCACAAAACCACAATAGTCATACGATTGCAGTTGGCCGTAAAGCATCGCAATTTGTTGCTCGCTTAAAAGGAGCTTCCCTGCTTGGCTCGTACGACAATTTGTCCGACCAGCCGTCTGGCTCTGAAATCTCAGCAATAATTACTCAGGCATATGACGCTTTTGTCAGTGGCCGAGTGGATGCCATTGACCTAATATATACAGAGTTCGTCAGCAGCATGACACAAACCCCGCGCATGCACCGTATTTTACCGGCCGGCTGGACGCCCACCGAAGTACGTCAGTCACTGCAAGATGCTGTCTATGAGCCAAGTAGCGAAGTTGTGCTCGAAAGCGTTGTGCGCCGCCTAGTTGAGGCGCAGCTATACCAGGCGCTACTTGACGCGCGAGCTTCCGAACACAGCATGCGTATGCTCGCTATGAAAAACGCAACTGACAATGCGAGTGAGCTAGTCGATGATTTAACACTTGAAATGAATAAGGCCCGTCAGGCGGCCATAACCCAGGAATTGGCGGAAATATCCGGCGGTGCCGAAGCGATGAAAGGATAA
- the atpD gene encoding F0F1 ATP synthase subunit beta — protein MSNTNGKVIQVVGVVVDVEFEGNELPNIYDALEIKHANEILTLEVAQHLDEHTVRAVSMQSTDGLRRGETVTSTGTPISVPVGEETQGRMFNVVGDPIDSLPAPKGKRAPIHREPPSLDEQSSKTEILETGIKVIDLIAPIAKGGKVGLFGGAGVGKTVLIQELINNIAKFHSGNSVFAGVGERTREGNDLYHEMKDAGVLDKTSMVFGQMNEPPGARLRVALSGLTMAESFRDQGKDVLLFVDNIFRFTQAGSEVSALLGRLPSAVGYQPNLQQEMGALQERITSTKKGSITSIQAVYVPADDLTDPAPATTFAHLDSTIVLNRGLTEIGIYPAVDPLDSNSTILDPEIVGQEHYEVAREVQRVLQQYKELQDIIAILGMEELSDDQKLIVNRARRLQRFMAQPFFVAEKFTGNPGVFIKVEDTVKDCRDILSGKYDDKPESWFYMAGGPLSSKKD, from the coding sequence ATGAGTAATACTAACGGAAAAGTAATTCAGGTGGTCGGCGTTGTTGTAGACGTAGAGTTTGAGGGTAATGAGCTACCAAACATTTATGACGCACTTGAAATCAAGCACGCAAATGAAATCTTAACGCTCGAAGTTGCGCAGCATCTAGACGAACACACCGTTCGGGCTGTTTCTATGCAAAGTACGGACGGCCTAAGGCGCGGTGAAACGGTTACCTCCACTGGAACACCGATATCTGTTCCGGTTGGCGAAGAAACGCAAGGTCGCATGTTTAATGTCGTTGGTGACCCCATAGACAGCTTGCCAGCGCCAAAGGGCAAGCGTGCGCCGATACACCGTGAACCGCCAAGCTTAGACGAGCAGAGTAGCAAGACAGAAATATTGGAAACCGGCATTAAGGTGATTGACCTGATTGCGCCAATTGCTAAAGGCGGTAAGGTCGGTCTTTTTGGAGGCGCCGGCGTGGGCAAGACCGTGCTTATACAAGAGCTTATCAATAACATTGCGAAGTTCCACAGTGGTAACTCAGTGTTTGCTGGTGTCGGTGAGCGTACTCGTGAAGGTAACGATCTTTACCACGAAATGAAAGATGCAGGTGTGCTTGATAAAACGAGTATGGTGTTTGGTCAAATGAACGAACCACCTGGGGCGCGCCTTCGGGTGGCACTAAGTGGTTTAACCATGGCAGAAAGTTTCCGCGACCAGGGTAAGGATGTCCTATTGTTTGTCGACAACATTTTCCGCTTTACGCAGGCCGGTAGCGAGGTGTCTGCTTTGCTTGGTCGTCTGCCCTCCGCCGTTGGTTACCAGCCGAACCTGCAGCAAGAAATGGGTGCTCTCCAGGAGCGAATTACGTCGACCAAAAAAGGATCGATCACCTCTATCCAGGCAGTTTATGTCCCCGCAGACGACTTAACCGACCCGGCTCCAGCGACAACATTTGCTCACCTAGACTCAACTATTGTGCTCAACCGTGGGCTGACTGAGATCGGTATTTACCCTGCTGTTGACCCGCTGGACAGTAACTCGACCATTTTGGATCCAGAAATTGTTGGCCAAGAACACTACGAGGTTGCTCGTGAGGTTCAGCGCGTATTGCAACAGTATAAGGAGCTACAGGACATTATTGCCATTCTTGGTATGGAAGAGCTTAGTGACGACCAGAAGCTTATTGTTAACCGCGCTCGTCGCCTGCAGCGTTTTATGGCTCAGCCATTTTTTGTCGCTGAGAAATTCACCGGCAACCCTGGCGTCTTCATTAAGGTTGAGGACACTGTAAAAGACTGCCGCGACATTCTTTCGGGCAAATACGACGATAAACCAGAGAGCTGGTTCTACATGGCCGGCGGCCCATTAAGCAGTAAAAAGGACTAG
- the atpC gene encoding ATP synthase F1 subunit epsilon has product MKLRLVTLTGTKVDEDVYEVMLPTAAGDIAVFPDHEPLVTVAVPGVISVRRKATDSDDLLEVYAVTGGVIEIDGKIVNVLVDDADHSSEITEAEAKEALERALKLQASATNQVELEKAHQLVDRHLVRLKVADLHRRHRRG; this is encoded by the coding sequence ATGAAACTACGTTTAGTCACTTTAACTGGAACAAAAGTAGATGAAGACGTTTACGAAGTGATGCTGCCGACAGCTGCCGGAGATATTGCGGTTTTTCCTGACCATGAGCCCCTTGTCACGGTTGCGGTGCCCGGTGTTATTTCTGTGCGCCGCAAAGCGACAGACAGTGATGACTTGTTGGAGGTTTACGCGGTTACGGGCGGTGTTATAGAAATTGACGGCAAAATTGTCAATGTTCTTGTAGATGACGCTGACCATAGTTCTGAGATTACCGAAGCAGAAGCCAAAGAAGCGCTAGAGCGTGCTCTCAAACTTCAAGCATCGGCAACAAATCAGGTAGAACTTGAAAAAGCCCATCAGCTGGTTGACCGCCACCTGGTTCGGCTCAAAGTTGCCGACCTCCATCGCCGCCACCGCCGCGGCTAG
- a CDS encoding aquaporin, translated as MFRKNKLAMLVSEFLGTAVLALAVLAVTHSQLSYPYFVATAAGLSLTLLVVALAGISGAVFNPALTIGLWTVRKLRTLQALSYIAAQFAGAAAAWYLFVYFTDLGEAKNQGTYSAKLLVAEVLGTFVFSFVMAAAIYQKLNLGLKAFMIGGGLTAGALIASLGSMGLLNPAVAFSIHQFGWGTYVLGPVLGAVIGFNLYNLLFVETEVAEAEEAKAEAAEDRKANRSAVKTVSAQRAAAKKTTARKAPVKRKTVAKK; from the coding sequence ATGTTTCGTAAAAACAAACTCGCGATGCTCGTGAGTGAATTTTTGGGCACCGCCGTACTAGCCCTGGCTGTACTAGCAGTGACCCATTCACAACTAAGCTATCCGTATTTCGTCGCAACCGCAGCCGGTTTGTCACTGACGCTGCTGGTGGTAGCACTCGCCGGTATTTCTGGTGCAGTGTTTAACCCGGCACTCACCATTGGGTTATGGACAGTACGCAAGCTACGTACATTGCAAGCGCTTAGCTACATTGCAGCACAGTTTGCCGGTGCAGCAGCTGCATGGTACCTTTTCGTTTACTTTACCGACCTAGGTGAAGCGAAAAACCAAGGCACGTACAGCGCAAAATTGCTTGTCGCGGAAGTGCTGGGAACGTTTGTGTTCTCCTTTGTAATGGCGGCTGCAATCTATCAAAAGCTCAACCTCGGTCTCAAGGCATTTATGATTGGTGGCGGTTTAACGGCTGGTGCGCTCATTGCATCACTTGGTTCTATGGGTCTTCTAAATCCAGCAGTTGCTTTCAGTATCCACCAGTTTGGCTGGGGTACCTATGTGCTTGGCCCAGTGCTTGGCGCGGTTATTGGTTTTAACCTATACAACCTGCTTTTTGTAGAAACAGAAGTTGCTGAAGCAGAAGAAGCAAAGGCCGAAGCTGCAGAAGATCGTAAGGCAAATCGTTCGGCGGTAAAAACAGTTTCTGCTCAGCGTGCTGCTGCTAAAAAAACGACAGCTCGCAAGGCACCCGTCAAACGAAAGACGGTCGCAAAGAAATAA
- a CDS encoding ATP-dependent helicase yields the protein MLRALEQADDDNSTKPLTAWKNKWLVKDTENQFKIAGELEAKRIIALADVLEQYQARLSNKGLYDFDDMILQAINVLENNDDLRFTLQEQYQFILLDEFQDTNAAQFKLVRLLTSNPAHEGKPNVLAVGDDDQAIYAFQGAEYSNMLDFYHAFRDVQVISLEENYRSQVKIISTASNIAEQIEARLHHHFEGVTKHILAANSALPEASLSRHAYRSAVAERTAVADQIAQLVQQGVKRSQIAVLAPKHKYLEPLVPYLQSRELAVSYEKRENILSAPVVRELLTMSKLILALREGNHARVDSLWPEVLSYDFWDFSTSDIWQMSWQVGKEQKTWSELLLKSPEFKHAALLLLTLAGKVETESVEYLLDALIGTTDVSTHDRELPSVRSPLREYYFKTRGETVLYETVTQLTVLRARLREHQTGEGQELKLADLLMFVAAYETAEQPMLNTSPYNQSSDAVQLMTVYKAKGLEFDHVFLIACDNGVWGSKATGTGNKLTLPANLAPIRHAGSTNDERLRLLYVAVTRARYGLHLTSHEYTFSGRATDAVKYFNEAVSENQNKLIQILPPDNQLVIYDDIEQPSLEALSMNWQQRHYNAAAPLSELLAERLKRYQLSPTHLTHFLDLKYGGPESFLLSTILRFPSAPSIDASFGNAIHETLQWMQNELNLGGKLPGQTTAVQHAKKYLSQASLSAEQLVVQSDRADHTLRAFYKQHEKDFHAGNVAEKSFRDEGVMVGNVHLGGKIDLLEIDKTNKTITVVDYKTGHLGTDPTKLHRYTLQLYCYKLLVEGSHSYRGFSVEQGRLVFVEPGSDGKIMQKAVTFTSQEVERTKQLLAAMWHCVQTLNLPDTTAYGDSMKDMTAFENWLIDSRPQ from the coding sequence TTGCTGCGGGCGCTAGAGCAAGCCGATGACGACAACTCGACCAAACCCCTGACTGCCTGGAAAAACAAATGGCTCGTAAAAGACACCGAGAATCAGTTCAAAATAGCGGGCGAGCTGGAAGCAAAACGTATTATTGCGCTCGCAGATGTACTTGAGCAATACCAGGCGCGGTTGAGTAATAAAGGGCTTTACGACTTTGACGATATGATTTTGCAGGCAATAAACGTGCTCGAAAACAATGATGATTTACGCTTCACACTTCAAGAACAGTACCAATTTATTTTGCTCGATGAGTTCCAAGACACTAATGCGGCGCAGTTTAAACTCGTGCGGCTGCTAACTAGCAACCCCGCGCACGAAGGCAAGCCAAATGTGTTGGCGGTCGGTGATGATGACCAAGCAATCTACGCGTTTCAGGGAGCTGAGTACAGCAACATGCTAGATTTTTATCATGCTTTCCGTGACGTCCAGGTAATTTCGCTAGAGGAAAATTATCGATCCCAGGTGAAAATTATAAGTACTGCTTCAAATATCGCTGAGCAAATTGAAGCCCGCCTTCATCATCATTTTGAGGGTGTCACAAAGCACATCCTCGCGGCTAACTCTGCGCTGCCTGAAGCATCGCTGTCGCGGCATGCATACCGAAGCGCCGTAGCAGAACGAACAGCAGTAGCAGATCAAATTGCCCAGCTAGTTCAGCAGGGGGTTAAACGGTCGCAAATTGCCGTACTGGCTCCAAAACACAAGTATCTAGAGCCACTCGTACCTTACTTGCAAAGTCGCGAACTGGCAGTGAGTTACGAAAAGCGCGAGAATATTCTAAGTGCGCCAGTTGTCCGTGAGCTTCTTACCATGAGCAAACTCATCCTAGCTCTCCGCGAAGGTAATCACGCCCGAGTCGACAGCCTTTGGCCGGAAGTACTGAGCTACGATTTTTGGGATTTCTCAACCTCCGACATTTGGCAAATGTCTTGGCAGGTAGGTAAGGAACAAAAAACCTGGAGTGAGCTACTGTTAAAAAGTCCTGAGTTTAAGCATGCCGCCTTGCTACTACTGACGCTCGCCGGCAAAGTGGAAACCGAATCAGTTGAGTACCTGCTGGATGCCCTTATCGGAACAACCGATGTTTCAACGCATGACCGCGAGCTGCCAAGTGTACGCAGCCCGCTTCGCGAATACTACTTCAAAACCCGCGGCGAAACAGTGCTGTACGAGACTGTAACACAACTGACTGTACTGCGCGCTCGTCTGCGCGAACATCAAACCGGAGAAGGCCAAGAACTAAAACTTGCTGATTTACTTATGTTTGTCGCAGCTTACGAGACTGCCGAGCAACCAATGCTAAATACCAGTCCATACAACCAATCTTCCGACGCCGTACAACTTATGACTGTATATAAGGCAAAAGGGCTTGAGTTTGACCACGTCTTTCTAATTGCCTGCGACAACGGTGTTTGGGGCAGCAAGGCAACGGGTACGGGCAACAAACTGACGCTTCCAGCCAATTTGGCACCGATTCGTCACGCCGGCAGTACCAACGACGAACGGCTGCGCCTGCTGTATGTTGCCGTCACCCGTGCAAGGTACGGGCTACACCTAACCAGCCACGAATACACGTTTAGCGGACGGGCGACTGACGCAGTCAAGTATTTCAATGAAGCAGTCAGTGAAAACCAGAATAAGCTGATACAAATATTACCGCCTGATAACCAACTCGTTATATATGACGACATCGAGCAGCCGAGCCTAGAGGCTTTGTCTATGAACTGGCAGCAACGACACTACAACGCTGCAGCGCCACTCAGCGAGCTACTCGCGGAGCGGTTGAAGCGGTACCAGCTCAGCCCCACTCACTTAACGCACTTTCTTGACCTCAAATACGGCGGTCCAGAAAGTTTCCTGCTCAGCACTATTTTAAGATTCCCGAGCGCACCGAGCATCGATGCCAGTTTTGGCAACGCCATACACGAAACGCTGCAATGGATGCAAAATGAGCTGAACCTTGGCGGCAAGCTACCTGGACAAACCACTGCGGTCCAGCATGCCAAAAAATACTTGAGTCAGGCCAGTCTGAGTGCAGAGCAACTAGTGGTGCAGTCTGACAGAGCCGACCATACGCTACGAGCGTTTTATAAGCAGCATGAAAAAGATTTTCATGCTGGAAACGTCGCCGAGAAATCTTTCCGAGATGAGGGAGTCATGGTCGGAAATGTGCACCTGGGGGGTAAGATTGATTTGCTCGAAATTGACAAAACCAACAAAACAATCACCGTCGTTGATTATAAAACCGGTCATCTCGGCACAGACCCTACCAAGCTACACCGTTACACACTACAACTCTACTGCTACAAACTGCTTGTCGAAGGGTCACATAGCTACCGCGGCTTCTCAGTAGAGCAGGGGAGGCTTGTGTTTGTCGAGCCAGGCAGCGACGGAAAGATAATGCAAAAAGCCGTCACGTTTACCAGTCAAGAGGTTGAGCGAACAAAACAACTCCTAGCTGCAATGTGGCACTGCGTACAAACGCTCAATCTGCCTGACACAACCGCCTACGGCGACTCCATGAAAGACATGACAGCATTTGAAAATTGGCTTATTGACTCGAGACCTCAGTAA
- a CDS encoding UvrD-helicase domain-containing protein, protein MSKFTDVYNRLNTAQRAAVDAVYGPVLVIAGPGTGKTQLLSARAAHILEVTDALPQNILCLTFTESGAQNMRERLLSIIGQAAYDVQIGTYHAFGSTVINRFPEYFTELRLERPVDELGKRQILSEILELTDYRSPIKQVRHHLGDLVSTISEVKRGLLSADNLRAIAARNLKVIEATAPAVASTLAPYRARMPGKVTVARPLYQSIVSLLESAKTPNQRLLSVLLRI, encoded by the coding sequence GTGAGCAAGTTCACAGATGTATATAATCGATTAAATACGGCGCAGCGCGCAGCAGTTGACGCGGTCTACGGGCCAGTCCTTGTCATAGCCGGGCCAGGAACCGGCAAAACACAGCTCCTAAGCGCCCGCGCAGCGCACATTTTGGAAGTAACAGATGCATTGCCACAAAATATATTATGTTTGACGTTTACTGAAAGTGGCGCGCAAAATATGCGCGAGCGATTGCTGTCTATTATCGGCCAAGCTGCCTACGATGTGCAAATAGGGACATATCATGCGTTTGGGAGCACAGTGATTAACCGATTCCCCGAGTATTTCACCGAGCTAAGGCTTGAACGACCAGTCGACGAACTCGGAAAACGTCAAATACTTTCAGAAATATTGGAATTAACCGACTACCGCAGCCCAATTAAACAAGTTCGACACCATCTTGGCGATTTGGTAAGCACCATCAGCGAAGTGAAACGCGGGCTGCTGAGCGCCGACAACCTGCGAGCCATTGCCGCCCGAAACCTAAAAGTCATCGAAGCGACCGCACCAGCCGTTGCGTCGACGCTCGCACCTTACCGAGCGCGAATGCCAGGGAAGGTAACGGTTGCACGGCCGCTGTATCAGTCAATTGTTAGCCTACTTGAAAGTGCAAAAACCCCGAACCAGAGGTTACTGTCGGTACTATTGAGGATATAG
- a CDS encoding FAD-dependent oxidoreductase, whose translation MKEDKKLPRTKLVVVGGGFAGVRAAIELGRQPHLKVTLVTETLDFTYYPTLYETATGGSSEQSSIPLEQILADDPVQVIVGKATSLDSAKNTLTLEGNKTPISYDKLVLALGTVTNYFGISGLAEYSYSIKSVYEAERFKRHLHAQLIAEHEPDLNYIIVGGGATGIELAGSLGDYLRETMAKHGLPERPIHIDLVEAMPHLMPRLPKPVGKTIERRLRKLGVRLYLNSKVEGASAQELTVSGKPIRSHTIVWTAGAMNNPFFTDNNFVLSDRKKVVVDEFLRAEGQKNIFVLGDNAETPFSGMAQTALYDADFIAHNFRAESEDRPKLAYRPMEPAYVTPVGANWASLVWKDVHLHGRLAYWLRNVADLKGFAELLPAHEATVQWSSTLDRENLCPICS comes from the coding sequence ATGAAAGAAGATAAAAAACTTCCTCGTACTAAGTTGGTCGTGGTCGGAGGTGGCTTTGCTGGCGTCCGAGCAGCCATTGAGCTCGGCAGGCAACCCCATCTAAAGGTTACTCTTGTGACTGAAACGCTTGATTTCACCTACTACCCAACACTGTATGAAACGGCAACGGGGGGCAGTAGCGAGCAATCCTCTATACCACTTGAACAAATACTAGCCGATGACCCGGTCCAAGTTATTGTCGGCAAAGCAACAAGTCTCGATAGCGCGAAAAATACGCTAACGCTAGAGGGTAACAAAACCCCAATCAGCTACGACAAATTGGTACTCGCGCTCGGTACTGTAACAAATTATTTTGGTATATCAGGTCTAGCAGAGTATAGCTATAGTATAAAATCTGTCTACGAAGCAGAGCGTTTTAAGCGCCACCTGCACGCACAGCTTATCGCTGAGCATGAGCCAGATCTAAACTACATAATCGTTGGTGGCGGTGCAACCGGTATTGAGCTGGCTGGTTCGTTAGGCGATTACCTGCGAGAAACCATGGCCAAGCATGGGCTTCCCGAACGACCGATACACATTGACCTAGTTGAAGCAATGCCACACCTAATGCCGCGGCTTCCGAAACCAGTTGGGAAAACCATAGAAAGGCGCCTGCGTAAACTCGGCGTTCGTCTGTACCTCAACAGTAAAGTGGAGGGTGCAAGCGCACAGGAGCTTACTGTTTCCGGAAAACCTATCCGTAGCCATACTATAGTTTGGACTGCCGGCGCCATGAATAACCCATTTTTTACTGATAATAATTTTGTTCTGAGCGATCGAAAAAAAGTGGTCGTTGATGAGTTTTTGCGCGCTGAAGGGCAGAAGAATATATTTGTCCTCGGAGACAACGCTGAAACGCCTTTCAGCGGCATGGCGCAAACTGCGCTTTATGATGCCGACTTTATTGCGCACAATTTTAGAGCCGAGAGTGAGGACAGGCCAAAACTTGCCTACCGCCCCATGGAACCTGCCTATGTCACGCCAGTTGGCGCAAACTGGGCTTCACTGGTTTGGAAAGATGTGCATCTTCACGGGAGGTTGGCGTACTGGTTACGCAATGTCGCGGACCTAAAAGGCTTTGCCGAGCTCCTTCCTGCTCACGAAGCCACGGTACAATGGAGTAGCACGCTCGACAGAGAAAATCTCTGCCCGATCTGTAGCTAG